The window AATATAAAAAAGGCACCCTGGGGTATCAGGGTGCCGGTTTACGGGATTTCAATACCCCAGGAACCTAGAGAGCCTTCGCATACCGATCAGCCACCTCGGCCCAATTGACCACATTAAACCAGTTGTCAATGTATTCCGGGCGCCGGTTCTGATATTTCAGGTAGTAGGCATGCTCCCATACGTCCAGTCCGAGAACAGGCACCTTCCCCTGGCTTAGGGGTGAATCCTGGTTGGGGGTAGAAATGACCTCCAGCCCGGATTTCGAAACTACCAGCCAGGCCCAGCCGGAACCGAAGCGGGTCGCCGCAGCCTTCGCAAAGGCATCCTTGAAGGATTCAAAACTGCCGAAGGCTGCTTCAATCCCCTTGGCCAGCTCACCCGAGGGAGTACCGCCGCCTGAGGGAGACATCACCTTCCAGAACAGGTCATGATTGTAATGCCCGCCCCCGTTATTTTGAACCGCGGTCTGAATATCCTTCGGCAGGCTGGAAAGCTTGGTCAAGAGTTCTTCAATGGACCAGGAAGCATACTCGGTTCCGTCAACAGCAGCATTCAGCTTGCTGGTGTAGCCGGTATGGTGTTTATCGTGATGTACCCGCATCGTTGCTTCATCGATGTGGGGTTCCAATGCATTGTATGCATAGGGTAAATCAGGTGTTTGAAAAGCCATAACATCCTCCTTGTTACCATGTGCTTTTATTTCTTAGTAATATAGTAATAAATTATCCCCTAGAAAGAAAGGTCTTTCCGCAACTCATCCATCTCGAGACGGCTCAATCCCTGGCGTACCGCCTGCTGCAGGGCTTTGGATCGCTCCTTATCCCGGACATCCTTCGGGCCGATCATATTGATACCCACAATCCGATCCTGGGAATCAAACACGAGATACCAAAATCTATCGGTGAGTCTCCCCCCCCGTACCTCCCGGGCGGTAAGATTATGCCAAATCCCCTGGGTCCCATCCTCACGGTGCACCAGGCCGATACTGAACACGTAGCTGTCGAAAACCTCACACTTGGTTCTAAACAGCCCAGGGATGAACCGCTGGTTCTCCGAACCCTCCGAAGATCCCCCATGGGCCTGTATGTCTAAAATGCGCCGGGCGGCATACCGTCCCTGAGACTCAGCAGCATGCCATAGATGGGAGCGGTACCCGTCAACCGTTTCTGCACAGTCCCCCACCGCCCATATTCGCTGATCCTGGGTACGCAACAGGGAATCCACCACGATGCCCTTATTCACCGCCAGCCCCGCCTCCCGGGCTAAGCCAACATTGGGTACGCTCCCCACCGCCTCAACGGCAAGATCAAAGCCTCCGATCTGGATCTCCTGCCTCCGGGCATTTACCCCCTGTATCCAGTAGCGTCCCTCTCCATCGAGGGTGAGAGAATCCACCTGCCCCTGGGAAAACCCTACGCCGTTCTGAGTGAGCAGGTCCTGGAGCACCGCCGCCATCCGGGGATGCAGCTCCCTCCGCATAATTACCGGATCCCGGGAAAGCAGAGTGGTTTCGATACCCTTGACGACCAGCTGCTCCGCCACCTCAATCCCGAGAATGCCGCCCCCGATAACCAGGCCAGTGTTCGCCCGTACCATTTTCTCCGCCAATTCCTCGGCCTGGCGGGCGGTGTACACCGGAAACCCCGCATCGGGACCAATGGACCGGGGGGTAACACCCGTAGCCAAAATCAATAGATCGTAGTCCAGGGTCTGACCGTCCATCAGGGACACCCGCTGTTCCTCCCGGTTAATGCTGCGAACCGGGTTTCCGGCAATAATCTGAACCCCCGGTCTCCTAGCCAGATCCTGGTTGAGGATTGCAAAATCATCCTTCCCGAAACCCAAACTCAGATGCTTAGAGACCTTCGTCCTCTTATAGGGCAACCGGTCTTCCCCGGAAATCAGGGTTAGAGAATGCGCGTAGCCGTTGGTTACCAGTTCTTCGAAAACCGTCAGTCCAGCGATACCTGAACCAACAATTATTAGTTTTTTTATCATATATATCCCGGATTAAAGATAGTAGAATCACCCGAGAAAGTCCAACCTGGGAAGGCATCCGGCTTCCAATCATCCTTGCTTGGTGATTTTTCCTCAGGTATAATGTGATTTCAATCTCATCAAAACAAAGAGGAATGCATGCCAGACACAAAAACCACGTACCTCGGGATTCAGCTTAAAAATCCCGTTATTATATCGAGCTCAGGACTCACCGGTTCCCTGGAGGGGGTCAAAAAGGCCGCCGACGCCGGGGCCGGGGGGGTGGTTCTCAAGAGCCTGTTCGAAGAACAGATCAGCGCGGATCTTGACTCCGAAAACCAGGGAGCCGATCTCTACAATCATCCGGAAGCAGCCGACTACCTCGGCCAGATGGGGATGCAGCTCGGTCCCCGGGATTATCTCTCCCTTATCAGCCAGGCAAAGGCACAGACGGATATGCCCGTCCTCGCCAGTGTCAACTGTGTTGGACAAAAGTGGTGGACCGAATACGCAAAACAGCTAAATGAGTCCGGGGCGGACGGACTTGAGCTGAACATCGGCCTGCTGCCCAGGAACGAGGACGAGACCAGTCAAAACATTGAAGACTACATCGTCCATACCATCGATGTTATTGCCCGAAACCTCTCTATTCCCTTCTCCGTTAAGCTGGGCCCCTACTTCACTGCCCTGCCGAACCTTGCCCGGCGCATCCGGGAGCGGGGGGCGAAGGGACTGGTACTCTTTAACCGGTTCTACCAGTTTGACATCGATACGGAAACCGAGTCTGCCAAGGCTGGAATCCTCTACAGTAGCCCCTCGGAATATGCCAGCGTACTTCGCTGGATCAGTATCCTGTCAGGGCGCTGTGGAATGGATCTTTGTGCTACCACGGGGATCTCGGATTCCCAGGGGATCATTAAAATGCTCCTCGCCGGGGCCTCTGCTGTTCAGGTCGCCTCGGTGGTGTACAAGGAGGGATTCCCCGTTATCGCAACTATGGTAGAGGGACTTGAGGCTTGGATGAAGGCGAAGGGCTATGCATCCATCCTGGACTTTCGGGCCTCGGTATCCCAGGAGCAGAGTCAGACCCCCGAGGTCTTCGAGCGCCTTCAGTACATCAAGGCCCTAACGGGGTACAGCTAGGATGGCTCAGCAATCATCCCCCTTTAAAACAGCCCTAGGCGCCAATGCCCTGGGGCCCTACAGTCCCGGGCTTGTCCTGGGAGGGAAAACCCTCTTTCTGTCCGGTCAGATCTCTCAGGATCCGGAAACCGGGGAGGTGCTGTTGTACGGGCACGACCTTGCCGAGCAATGCCGGCAGATCATGTCGAATATCGGCAGACTGCTTGATTCTGCCGGCTTCGGCTTTCAGGATATTGTTAAAACCACCATATTCCTGACCGACCTATCCGAGTTTCAACGGGTCAACCAGGTCTACGGCGGGGATCTGTTCGAGCCATATCCGGCCAGATCCACCATCCAGGTAGCTGCCCTTCCCAAGGGGGTAGACGTAGAGATTGAGGTCATAGCCCTTAAACCTGGCGTCTAACCCCGAACCCAGAGCAGCAACTCGAGATTCTACTGAGAGGCGGGTATAAACCGCTGGGGAAGGGGCTTTCCGACCGCGGACCGCCAGAAAAGCCTGGCCCGGTCCGCCAGGCCGGCAATCCCGTCCTGAAAGGGGATTTCGTTCCGGATTACCACGGGAAGCTCCCCCATCAACTCACCCTGGGCATCCCTCATCTGCCAGGCACCCACCACGGATCCCCGGGGTATCGGCGCAGTCAAATCCCCCGGAAGCCGGGACTCCACCGAAACCTCCCCCGGCCCGGCGGGAAGGACCAACCGAACCCTCTGCTCTTGACCGATTACGGCGGCGCTCCCGCCGAACCAAACCTCCGGCGGCCTAACCCGGGGAAGTACGAGGTCATGGGAGTGGAACGTGGAAAACCCGTAATCCAACAGTGCAGCTGCATCCTGCTCCCTGTTGGCTGACCCCTGGGATGCACTGGCACCCGGGGCACCGAGTACAATGGC is drawn from Spirochaeta lutea and contains these coding sequences:
- a CDS encoding NAD(P)/FAD-dependent oxidoreductase, whose amino-acid sequence is MIKKLIIVGSGIAGLTVFEELVTNGYAHSLTLISGEDRLPYKRTKVSKHLSLGFGKDDFAILNQDLARRPGVQIIAGNPVRSINREEQRVSLMDGQTLDYDLLILATGVTPRSIGPDAGFPVYTARQAEELAEKMVRANTGLVIGGGILGIEVAEQLVVKGIETTLLSRDPVIMRRELHPRMAAVLQDLLTQNGVGFSQGQVDSLTLDGEGRYWIQGVNARRQEIQIGGFDLAVEAVGSVPNVGLAREAGLAVNKGIVVDSLLRTQDQRIWAVGDCAETVDGYRSHLWHAAESQGRYAARRILDIQAHGGSSEGSENQRFIPGLFRTKCEVFDSYVFSIGLVHREDGTQGIWHNLTAREVRGGRLTDRFWYLVFDSQDRIVGINMIGPKDVRDKERSKALQQAVRQGLSRLEMDELRKDLSF
- a CDS encoding dihydroorotate dehydrogenase-like protein is translated as MPDTKTTYLGIQLKNPVIISSSGLTGSLEGVKKAADAGAGGVVLKSLFEEQISADLDSENQGADLYNHPEAADYLGQMGMQLGPRDYLSLISQAKAQTDMPVLASVNCVGQKWWTEYAKQLNESGADGLELNIGLLPRNEDETSQNIEDYIVHTIDVIARNLSIPFSVKLGPYFTALPNLARRIRERGAKGLVLFNRFYQFDIDTETESAKAGILYSSPSEYASVLRWISILSGRCGMDLCATTGISDSQGIIKMLLAGASAVQVASVVYKEGFPVIATMVEGLEAWMKAKGYASILDFRASVSQEQSQTPEVFERLQYIKALTGYS
- a CDS encoding Rid family detoxifying hydrolase, yielding MAQQSSPFKTALGANALGPYSPGLVLGGKTLFLSGQISQDPETGEVLLYGHDLAEQCRQIMSNIGRLLDSAGFGFQDIVKTTIFLTDLSEFQRVNQVYGGDLFEPYPARSTIQVAALPKGVDVEIEVIALKPGV
- a CDS encoding superoxide dismutase, encoding MAFQTPDLPYAYNALEPHIDEATMRVHHDKHHTGYTSKLNAAVDGTEYASWSIEELLTKLSSLPKDIQTAVQNNGGGHYNHDLFWKVMSPSGGGTPSGELAKGIEAAFGSFESFKDAFAKAAATRFGSGWAWLVVSKSGLEVISTPNQDSPLSQGKVPVLGLDVWEHAYYLKYQNRRPEYIDNWFNVVNWAEVADRYAKAL